One region of Manis pentadactyla isolate mManPen7 chromosome 9, mManPen7.hap1, whole genome shotgun sequence genomic DNA includes:
- the LOC118923329 gene encoding proteasome subunit alpha type-3-like: MSSIGTGYDLSASTFSPDGRVFQVEYAMKAVENSSTAIGIRCKDGVVFGVEKLVLSKLYEEGSNKRLFNVDQHVGMAVAGLLADARSLADIAREEASNFRSNVGYNIPLKHLADRVAMYVHAYTLYSAVRPFGCSFMLGSYSVNDSAQLYMIDPSGVSYGYWGCAIGKARQAAKTEIEKLQMKEMTCRDVVKEVAKIIYIVHDEVKDKAFELELSWVGEITKGRHEIVPKDIREEAEKYAKESLKEEDESDDGNM; the protein is encoded by the coding sequence ATGAGTTCTATCGGCACCGGGTATGACCTGTCAGCCTCTACATTCTCTCCTGATGGAAGAGTTTTTCAAGTTGAATATGCTATGAAGGCTGTGGAAAATAGTAGTACAGCTATTGGAATCAGATGTAAAGATGGTGTTGTCTTTGGGGTAGAAAAATTAGTCCTTTCtaagctttatgaagaaggttcCAACAAACGACTTTTTAATGTTGATCAGCATGTTGGAATGGCAGTAGCAGGTTTGTTGGCAGATGCTCGATCTTTAGCAGACATTGCAAGAGAAGAAGCTTCCAACTTTAGATCTAACGTTGGCTATAACATTCCACTAAAACATCTTGCAGACAGAGTGGCCATGTACGTTCATGCATATACACTCTACAGTGCTGTTAGACCTTTTGGCTGCAGTTTCATGTTAGGGTCTTACAGTGTGAATGACAGTGCACAACTCTACATGATTGACCCATCAGGAGTTTCGTATGGTTATTGGGGCTGTGCCATTGGCAAAGCCAGGCAAGCTGCaaagacagaaatagaaaagctTCAGATGAAAGAAATGACCTGCCGTGATGTTGTTaaagaagttgcaaaaataatttACATAGTACATGATGAAGTTAAGGATAAAGCTTTTGAACTAGAGCTCAGCTGGGTTGGTGAAATAACTAAAGGAAGACATGAAATTGTTCCAAAGGATATCAGGGAAGAAGCAGAGAAATATGCCAAGGAATCCTTGAAGGAAGAAGATGAATCAGATGACGGTAACATGTAA